ACAACTGCTTTTGTTGAGCACCGCTTCCCAAGCCTTGCAGCAAGGAGTAGCGTAGCGATTACTACATATCGAGTAGATATTCCTACATGAAAAATTGGCTCGCATTGATCCTTGGCTTACCCACCGCCAACGCCACCGAGCGCATGCGAGCCTGGCGTGCCTTGAAAGCTTCAGGTGCCGCTGTACTCCGTGACGGTGTTTACCTGCTCCCTGATACCAGCGCTTGCCGCGAAGCTCTGACTTCTGTCGAACGAGACATATTGGCCATCAATGGCACCGCCTACCTCCTGCCTGTAGTTGATCCCAACGGTGAGCGCTTTATCGAGTTTTTCGACCGCAAGGATGACTACACCAAACTTGGTGGAGAGATCGAAGGCTGCCGTGAGCAGTTGAATGCTGAAAATGCGCTGGCGACGACCAAACAAATCCGCAAGCTGCGCAAAGCCTACGATCAGATAGCGAGCATCGATTACTTCCCAGGTGAACCAAAGCACCAGATTGATGCGGCTCTACAGGAGTTAGAGACGGCAGTCAGTAGAGCCCTGTCGCCGGATGAGCCGCACAGCAGTAATCAACCGATATCGGTACTCAATCTCAGCGATTATCAGGGCCGTATCTGGGCAACGCGTAAACGTCCCTGGGTCGACCGGCTCGCCTGTGCCTGGTTGATCCGCCGCTTCATCGACCCGCAAGCTCAGATCGTCTGGCTGAACACTCCACAGGACTGCCCAGTCAACGCCTTGGGGTTTGATTTTGATGACGCAACCTTCAGCCATGTTGGTAACCGCGTCACCTTTGAAACCCTACAGGCCAGTTTTCAAATCCAGATACAAGGTCTAGGTCGCATTGCTGCCCTTGTGCATTACCTCGATGTTGGCGGTATTCAGCCGGTGGAGGCTGCCGGGATTGAGCGGGTGCTTGCTGGGCTGCGAGAGACCATTTCCGACGACGACCAACTTCTGGCTGCCGCGAGCGCCATCTTCGACGGCCTGCTCGCCGGGTTTGTGAAAGAGGAGCAACCCAATGAGTAAAGTTATGGCACCAGAGGTTGAAGCGAATCCGTTGAGGCCTGAACAGATTAGTCTGCGTGAGGCGTTCTGGTTCTGGTTGAAGCTCGGTTTCATTAGCTTCGGCGGGCCTGCGGGCCAGATCTCGATCATGCATCAGGAGTTGGTGGAGCGGCGACGCTGGATTTCAGAACGCAGATTTCTACATGCCCTCAATTACTGCATGTTGTTGCCAGGGCCCGAGGCTCAGCAATTGGCGACTTACATTGGTTGGCTGATGCATCGAACGTGGGGAGGCGTGATCGCCGGCGCGCTGTTTGTACTGCCCTCACTATTCATCCTGATCGCGCTGTCGTGGATGTACATCGCGTTCGGCGAAGTACCCGTGGTAGCCGGACTTTTCTACGGCATCAAGCCCGCCGTGACGGCCATCGTGGTGCAGGCGGCGCATAGAATCGGCTCTCGGGCACTGAAGAATAATTGGCTGTGGGCGATAGCAGCGGCTTCATTTGCCGCCATCTTTGCATTCAATGTTCCGTTCCCGCTGATCGTCTTAGGGGCAGCGTTGATTGGCTATTTCGGGGGGCGAATGGCACCCGAAAAATTCAGAGCCGGTGGCCATAGCGCCGCCAAAAAATCCTTCGGCCCGGCCTTAATCGATGACGACACGCCGTCCCCCGAACATGCTCGGTTCAGCTGGTTGAAATTGGCCTCACTCGCACTGATTAGTGCCGTGCTATGGGCTTTGCCGATGGGTGTTTTGACCGCGCTCTTTGGGTGGGAAGGAACCCTGACCCAGATGAGCTGGTTCTTTACCAAAGCTGCATTGCTGACCTTCGGCGGGGCTTATGCCGTACTGCCGTATGTCTATCAAGGCGCAGTCGGTCACTATGGCTGGCTAACCCCGACACAGATGATCGACGGCCTTGCGCTGGGGGAAACCACGCCAGGGCCGCTGATCATGGTGGTGGCTTTCGTCGGCTTCGTCGGGGCCTATGTCTCGCAAGTGTTCGGGGCTGATCAGGTGTTTCTGGCCGGAGCTGTCGCAGCTGCCCTGGTGACCTGGTTCACCTTCTTACCTTCGTTCCTGTTCATCCTTGCGGGTGGCCCTCTGGTTGAGTCGACCCACAACGAACTCAAGTTCACTGCACCGCTTACCGCCATCACCGCCGCCGTAGTTGGGGTGATCCTCAATCTGGCGTGCTTCTTCGGGTATCACGTGCTTTGGCCGAAAGGCTTCAGCGGTAACCTCGACTGGCCCTCTGCATTGATCGCCATCGCAGCCGCAATAGCATTGTTCCGCTTCAAGCGCGGCGTCATTCAGGTACTGATGGCCTGTGCGCTCGCTGGTCTGGCAGTACATCTGTTGCGCTAGCGATCACGAGCGGATTAAACAGCGTCCGTCAGACACCCAGAGATCTGAAGTGACCAGCTCACACCAAAGCCCAGCCTGACGCTGGGCTTTGGCCATTTAATGGCAGTGGTAGTCGTTGGTTTTATGGTTGCGATGGCAACCTTTTGAATCAGTACCGCCGCTGTGTGCGAAGGCAGCAACGGACGTAATCGAAAGTAAAGCGGCGATCAAAATGGCGGACAGTTTCATCAGGGCTTGCTCCTTGCTCATATTTTATATCCGTGAGAGGTCTCACGCCCGGCAGCGTATGGCTAAGTGCCTTCACTGAGCAAGCTACTTCTCCGGAGACTCGATCAAAGGTCGAATGCTTATTTCTTGAGCTACTTCTGGCTCTGGTTTAGGATGAATTCATATCCCCCTAGGGGGGATATGAATTCATCTGAAAACGAGAAACTCGTAGTTCTTTTATCTTCGGGAAATCTCAGTAACCAGATAGTCGTACGCGCTTCCTTTTGAGATTTCTCATGCTGAAAATCCTAGCCAACCGAACCTATCGCCATCTTTTCCTGGCTCAGGTGATTGCACTCTTAGGGACTGGCCTTGCCACCGTCGCGCTCGGTTTACTGGCGTTCGATCTAGCAGGCGCCCAAGCAGGTGCCGTTCTCGGCACGGCGTTGGCTATAAAAATGACGGCCTATATTGGCGTAGCGCCCATTGCAGCGGCTTTTGCAGAGCGCCTGCCTCGCAGAGCCATGCTGGTCTCGCTGGATCTGGTGCGGGCGCTGGTCGCGCTTGCTCTCCCGTTTGTGACCGAGGTTTGGCAAATCTACGTGCTGATTTTCGTCCTTCAGTCCGCATCGGCAGCGTTCACTCCAACGTTCCAAGCGACCATTCCAGACATCCTGCCGGATGAAGACGACTACACCCGTGCCTTGTCGCTATCGCGTCTGGCTTACGATCTCGAAAGTGTCGCGAGCCCGATGCTCGCTGCCGCGCTCCTGACGGTGATCAGCTTCCACAGCCTTTTCGCCGGCACGGTCATCGGCTTCCTCGCTTCTGCCGCCCTAGTCGCCACGGTGTTGTTGCCAAAGGCGAAGCAAGTACCACGACGCAGCATCTATGAACGAACTACTCGTGGCATGCGCATATTCCTAGCGACGCCCCGCCTGCGAGGGCTGCTGGCTCTCAACCTGACGGTAGCGGCTGCCAGTGCCATGGTCATCGTCAATACCGTGGTGATGGTTCAGTCGCGCTTCGCTCTGCCTCAAAGCTCAACGGCATTGGCGCTGGCTGCGTTTGGTGGTGGTTCCATGATCTCGGCCCTGGTCTTGCCTCGCCTGCTGAAAAACATCAAAGACCGAACGGCCATGTTGTTTGGCGGAGGAATACTGGTCGTAGGCTTGGCCGTCGGCATCAACCTGACCACCTACAACTTCCTGCTGCCGCTGTGGATGGTGCTCGGGGTGGGCTATTCGCTGGCCCAGACTCCGAGCGGTCGCCTGTTGCGTCGCTCGGCACATGCCGAAGATCGCCCGGCGTTGTTTGCCGCCCAATTTGCGCTGTCCCATGCTTGCTGGTTGATTACTTATCCACTGGCGGGATGGCTGGGAGCCAACATCAGCCTCACGGCGTCGTTTGTTGGCCTCGCCGTGGTGGCAGGCAGTGCACTACTGGTCAGCATCGTGATCTGGCGCCCAGCTCATGATCAGGAGTCGATCAAACACACCCATGAGAATCTGCCGGGCGATCACGCACACATCGACGGCCAGGACGGTGTGGATCACGAACATCCATACGTGATCGATGATCAGCATCGCCGATGGCCCAACAGATGATCGTGAGTTCCTAGGGCTTGCTAAAGCTGGTGACCGGTATTCAGACCAGCAACCGTAGCGCTTGCAAAGCGGCAAGGTGGCCCGGATAGAACCAATATCCCCATTGCCGCACCGGCCAGACCTTGAAGGTGAAGGTCTGACGCAGTAGCCAGAGTCCTATCAGCGGCGCCGCGAACGCGGTGCTCAACGCCACCATTGAATAGACTTCCAAGTCCAGCGCCCTGGTTACGATGCTACTTCGAGTATTGCTCATCAGGCATAGAGCCGCTGGCAGCAGCCAAAGAACACCGGGGCCTTTGATTGCTATTAAGACAGCCGCTGGAACAAGTGCACCGTAGAATCCGTACATAAGTGGATCATCCAGCACGTAGGCAATCGCGGCGGCCAATAATGCCATAGCGCTGCTCAATAGGGTGCGATGTTGCCATCCCCAGGCAATCACCAGCCCCAATGCCAGCGTCACCAACACATTGAATGATCCTGAGGTGCTGATGTAGCGGTAAGGCACTTCTGATATGACGGCGAACAAGAGCATCAACGCAAGGTATCGAACGTTCGCAGTAGTCAGCAATTCCCCCTGTTTAGAGCGTGCCACGTTTGCCGCAATGGCGACACAGAACAGCGGGAATGAAAGCCTTCCTGGAATGAACAGGTTGCTCATTTCCGGCCAGACCAATCGTAAGTGATCGATAACCATGGTGAGCATTGCCAGCCATTTGATCAGATCCAGGCTGGCGTTTCGGCTCTTGAGTGAAGAAGGCGGATTTGTATGAGCAGTCGTCATGTCCATCCCAAAGTGACGGCGGTCAGCACGAGATAACGCATCCCCTTGGCCAGGGTGACAATCAACAGGAAACTCCAGAGCGGCTCGCGCATGACTCCAGCGACGACTGTCAGCGGGTCGCCAATGATGGGCACCCAGCTCAATAACAGTGACCAGCGCCCGTAGCGCAGATAGGACTGCTGGGCTTTTTCTAACTTGCTCTCGCTCACGGGGAACCAGCGCTTGTGGCGGAATCGCTCAACGGAACGGCCCAGAAGCCAGTTCAGTGCGGAGCCAAGCACATTGCCAACAGTGGCTACCGCCAATAGCGTAGAAACGACGTACCGGTCGGAGAGCAACATCCCGACCAGCACGGCTTCAGACTGCATTGGCAATAACGTCGCGGCACCGAATGCCGCCACGAACAGACCAATGTAGCTCGTAAGTTCAAGCACGAAAGACTTGCCTCAAGCGTTCAGGCCGATCCAGCCATGGAAACCCACGTACAGACCAACACAAATGATCAGCACGCTGGACAGGTACGGAGCACGACGAGCCACGGTGCCCAGCCAAGGCCAACGGTTGGAGGCCTGCTTAGCACCAATTGCCGCCGCAGCACCTACAGTGACCAAGGTGAGCGCCAATCCGATGCTGAAACACAGGACAAGCATGCCTCCCAGCGCAACTTCTTTAACCTGAAGACATAGCAACAGAACGGTGATGGCTGCCGGACAAGGAATCAGACCGCCAGTCAGGCCGAACATAACGATCTGGCCCGTAGTGACCTCGCGATTGGTGAAGCGCTTGCGGATATCGCTGGCATGCGCACGTTCATGCGCATCCTGGTAGCCATCATTCGACAACTCTAAGCCTTCCAATTCGGAATGAGCATGCCCGTGATCGTGTTCCTGATACTGGAGATCGTAATCATGGGAGTGATCTGCATGTCCAAGACTCAAGCGAGCACTGAACTCATGTGGTTCCGGAATATCGACCGTCGACTCCAGGAAGCCGTCGCGCTCAACGAAAGAGAACGATTGGCTGCTACCGTCGGGACGAGTAGTCATCAGGCGAACATCTGAGGCAGCCCAAGCGTGCCCGGTCAGTGTCTTCAGGCGCCAGTGCGGTGGCATGCCTTCCTCGAAGATCGACAGCTCGATGCGGCCATGGCCGGTATCGATTCGATGGGTCTCGTCATGATGACCATGGTCGTGCTCGCCGTGGTGATGATCATCACCTTGCTCGAACTTGAACATCTGCTCGCCGCGCCAAGTACGCCAGAGCATCCATAGCGCAATCACGATAATCAGTGCAGAAGAGGCAAGCTGGAAGTACGGCTCAGTGGTTTGCGCATCCAGGCCTTTGCCCAGGTACATGCCGCCGATGGCGACCAACCACACCACTGCGGTATGCGACAACGTCGCGGCCAAACCTAACAAAACAGCCTGTTTGACCGAGCCACGGATGGCCACGATGAAGGCCGCCATCATGGTTTTGGAATGTCCCGGCTCCAGGCCATGCAAGGCGCCGAGCAGGATCGCGCTCGGGAAATACAGCCAGGCGTGAGCCCCGCCTTGTTGCAGCAGTTCAGCAAAATTGGGCATGACAGACCTAGAGGTACTTGGTGATTTGCTTGAAAGCTTCCAGTGGTGCGCGTTCGCCATTGCCTAGCGCCGAAACGGTGTCCTCCAGGCAGTGATCAATGTGATCCTGGATGAGCGTACGTTTGGCCTGGCACACTGCTTTTTCAACCGCATGCAGCTGCTGGGCGATGTCCACGCACTCACGACCCTCTTCGATCATGGTGATGATGCCGCGTAAATGCCCATCCGCCCGTTTGAGACGTTTGATGATCGCCTCATGACTTTGGTGGGTGTGGGGATGGCTGTGTTCGTGTTCGTGCTCACTCATGACTTGAGCCTCAGGCCTCAATGAATTACGCTGGCATCCTATCCCCCCTAGGGGGATCCGGTCAAACGCGTAAAAGCCCTATAAACCGAGTTGAAACCCTAACGCCATGTTCAGCAGAACACTGACAACTACGGTGGTAATCGCGCTTGCTCTCGCCATATTGGTGGCTTGGGCCGGGCATACCTATTCGTTATCAGTGGCGTCGAAACAGCCAGCCTGGGAGATCACGCAAGACGCCCATCACTCCCACGGCGAAGAGGCTTCATCAAGCTATTCGAGTCTTTCAGATCACTACCATTCGCCATTGACCCCTGATCACCAGCACGAAACACCGCAACTCACAGCGGCGTTGATGCTGGCGACATCCCCGATGCTATCCATCCGGGTCGATGCGCTTCGACACTCTGTTCCCCTGCCGCCGATATTCTTGATCGAGCGTCCACCCCGTCCTTCGTTCGCATCTTGACCTTGGCCGCACTACGGCCTTCGATCTCTGCAACATAGGATTGATATATGCATTCGTACTTGATGAGCGGCGTCGGCGCGATTACTGCGCCTTTGCACCGCCCCGTATTGCTGTTGTTTTGTAACCGTCCGGCCAACTCACCTTCCTGACCCCGACGCCAAAGGCGATGGTGTCCACCTAATTTAAGTGGACACCATTTCTAGCCTTTTAAGCGGGTCTTTCCATGCAGTCACAACGCCGTTCCTATTCAAAATCCTTCAAGGCCCAAGTTGTCCAAGAGTGCGCCCAGCCCGGCGCATCGATTGCCAGCGTCGCGCAGAAGCACAGCCTTAACGCGAACCTCGTCCATAAATGGATTAGGGTACTCACGAACAAAACCATGGCGCTGCAACCTGCTTTCATTCCAGTGCCCTTGCCGCTAGCCGGAGGACATTCGCAGGCAGCTTCATCGAGTATCTGCATTGAAATCCAGCACCCGCGTGGCACCGTCAAAGTGAACTGGCCGACCGAAAGCGCTGTCGCCTGTGCCACCTTTCTGCGAGACCTATTGGTATGATTCGGATCGATGCCATCTGGCTTGCCACCGAGCCTATGGACATGCGCGCCGGTACCGAGACCGCGCTGGCCAGGGTGATCGCGGTGTTCGGTGTGGCGAAGCCGCACTGCGCATACCTCTTCGCTAATCGCCGTGCCAACCGAATGAAAGTCTTGGTGCATGACGGTGTGGGCATTTGGCTGGCAGCGCGACGATTGAACCAAGGCAAGTTTCATTGGCCCGGCATCCGTCACGGATCGGAAGTCGAACTCGATAACGAGCAACTTCAAGCCTTGGTACTGGGTTTGCCGTGGCAGCGGGTCGGCGCAGGCAGCGCGATCACAGTGCTTTAGCCCCTGCCATTAGCCCATCGGTTTATCGCTGTTGACGACCTGCTCTGACACAATCAGCGGCATGACTTCCTCGCCCAATCTCGACCAGATGACACCGGAACAGCTGCGCGGCTTGGCCGAACAGGCTATGCAGTTGCTGTCCCAGGTCGACTCCATGAGCCAGAAAATCCAACGCCTCGAAACGGTCAACGAGCAACTGGCTCATGAAATCGCCATCCTCAAGCGACACAAGTTCGCCAAGCGCAGCGAGCAACTGAGCCCCGACCAAGGCAGTCTGCTCGATGATCTGCTCGATACCGATATCGCAGCTATCGAAGCCGAGCTGAAGGCAGCCAATCCGCCGGCCGCACCGGCCGAGCCACGTAATAAGCCCAAGCGTGCACCACTGCCGCCGCAGTTTCCGCGAACCGTGATCCGTCACGAACCAGAGAATACTCAGTGCGTGTGCGGCTGCCAGCTTCAGCGAATCGGCGAAGACGTCAGCGAGAAGCTCGATTACACTCCGGGCGTGTTCACCGTTGAGCGGCATGTGCGTGGAAAATGGACGTGCCGTCAGTGTGAAACACTGATCCAGGCGCCTGTACCGGCCCAAGTGATCGACAAGGGCATCCCGACCGCAGGCCTGTTGGCCCACGTGATGGTGGCGAAGTTCGCCGACCATTTACCGCTGTACCGGCAGGAGAAGATTTTTGGTCGGGCCGGACTGCCCATCGCCCGTTCGACACTGGCGCAATGGGTCGGACAGACCGGTGTGCAGCTCCAGCCTCTGGTCGATGCGCTGCGTGAGCATGTGTTGGCCCAGGGCGTGATCCACGCCGATGAGACCCCGGTTCAGATGCTCGCACCAGGCGAAAAGAAAACCCACCGCGCTTACGTGTGGGCCTATAGCACCACGCCTTTCTCGGCCCTCAAGGCCGTAATCTACGACTTCAGCCCCAGCCGTGCCGGCGAACATGCGCGTAACTTCCTGGGCACGTGGAACGGTAAGCTGGTCTGCGATGACTTCGCCGGCTACAAGGCCAGCTTCGAGCTGGGCATCACCGAAATCGGCTGCATGGCCCATGCACGCCGCAAATTCTTCGACCTGCATGCAGCCAATAAAAGCCAGTTGGCGGAGCAGGCGCTTCACTCGATTGGCGGGTTGTATGAAGTCGAGCGACACGCCAAGGAAATGAGCGACGAAGACCGCTGGCGATTACGTCAGGAAACAGCGGTGCCCATCGCTGAAAAACTGCATGAGTGGATGTTGGCCCAACGCGAACTTGTGCCCGAGGGTTCGGCCACGGCCAAGGCCCTGGATTACAGCCTTAAACGCTGGGTAGCGCTGACGCGCTACTTGGAAGATGGTGCTGTACCCATCGACAATAACCAGATCGAGAATTTGATCCGGCCGTGGGCGCTTGGGCGCTCGAACTGGTTATTTGCCGGGTCGCTGCGCAGTGGAAAAAGGGCGGCGGCAATCATGAGCCTGATCCAGTCGGCGCGTATGAATGGGCACGATCCGTATACCTATCTCAAGGATGTGCTGATGCGGCTGCCGACACAGCGGGCGAGCGAAATCACGCAATTACTC
The Pseudomonas hygromyciniae genome window above contains:
- a CDS encoding chromate resistance protein ChrB domain-containing protein, with translation MKNWLALILGLPTANATERMRAWRALKASGAAVLRDGVYLLPDTSACREALTSVERDILAINGTAYLLPVVDPNGERFIEFFDRKDDYTKLGGEIEGCREQLNAENALATTKQIRKLRKAYDQIASIDYFPGEPKHQIDAALQELETAVSRALSPDEPHSSNQPISVLNLSDYQGRIWATRKRPWVDRLACAWLIRRFIDPQAQIVWLNTPQDCPVNALGFDFDDATFSHVGNRVTFETLQASFQIQIQGLGRIAALVHYLDVGGIQPVEAAGIERVLAGLRETISDDDQLLAAASAIFDGLLAGFVKEEQPNE
- the chrA gene encoding chromate efflux transporter, which gives rise to MSKVMAPEVEANPLRPEQISLREAFWFWLKLGFISFGGPAGQISIMHQELVERRRWISERRFLHALNYCMLLPGPEAQQLATYIGWLMHRTWGGVIAGALFVLPSLFILIALSWMYIAFGEVPVVAGLFYGIKPAVTAIVVQAAHRIGSRALKNNWLWAIAAASFAAIFAFNVPFPLIVLGAALIGYFGGRMAPEKFRAGGHSAAKKSFGPALIDDDTPSPEHARFSWLKLASLALISAVLWALPMGVLTALFGWEGTLTQMSWFFTKAALLTFGGAYAVLPYVYQGAVGHYGWLTPTQMIDGLALGETTPGPLIMVVAFVGFVGAYVSQVFGADQVFLAGAVAAALVTWFTFLPSFLFILAGGPLVESTHNELKFTAPLTAITAAVVGVILNLACFFGYHVLWPKGFSGNLDWPSALIAIAAAIALFRFKRGVIQVLMACALAGLAVHLLR
- a CDS encoding YHYH domain-containing protein; this encodes MSKEQALMKLSAILIAALLSITSVAAFAHSGGTDSKGCHRNHKTNDYHCH
- a CDS encoding MFS transporter is translated as MLKILANRTYRHLFLAQVIALLGTGLATVALGLLAFDLAGAQAGAVLGTALAIKMTAYIGVAPIAAAFAERLPRRAMLVSLDLVRALVALALPFVTEVWQIYVLIFVLQSASAAFTPTFQATIPDILPDEDDYTRALSLSRLAYDLESVASPMLAAALLTVISFHSLFAGTVIGFLASAALVATVLLPKAKQVPRRSIYERTTRGMRIFLATPRLRGLLALNLTVAAASAMVIVNTVVMVQSRFALPQSSTALALAAFGGGSMISALVLPRLLKNIKDRTAMLFGGGILVVGLAVGINLTTYNFLLPLWMVLGVGYSLAQTPSGRLLRRSAHAEDRPALFAAQFALSHACWLITYPLAGWLGANISLTASFVGLAVVAGSALLVSIVIWRPAHDQESIKHTHENLPGDHAHIDGQDGVDHEHPYVIDDQHRRWPNR
- a CDS encoding TraX family protein, producing the protein MTTAHTNPPSSLKSRNASLDLIKWLAMLTMVIDHLRLVWPEMSNLFIPGRLSFPLFCVAIAANVARSKQGELLTTANVRYLALMLLFAVISEVPYRYISTSGSFNVLVTLALGLVIAWGWQHRTLLSSAMALLAAAIAYVLDDPLMYGFYGALVPAAVLIAIKGPGVLWLLPAALCLMSNTRSSIVTRALDLEVYSMVALSTAFAAPLIGLWLLRQTFTFKVWPVRQWGYWFYPGHLAALQALRLLV
- a CDS encoding YqaA family protein, producing the protein MLELTSYIGLFVAAFGAATLLPMQSEAVLVGMLLSDRYVVSTLLAVATVGNVLGSALNWLLGRSVERFRHKRWFPVSESKLEKAQQSYLRYGRWSLLLSWVPIIGDPLTVVAGVMREPLWSFLLIVTLAKGMRYLVLTAVTLGWT
- a CDS encoding nickel/cobalt efflux protein RcnA, with protein sequence MPNFAELLQQGGAHAWLYFPSAILLGALHGLEPGHSKTMMAAFIVAIRGSVKQAVLLGLAATLSHTAVVWLVAIGGMYLGKGLDAQTTEPYFQLASSALIIVIALWMLWRTWRGEQMFKFEQGDDHHHGEHDHGHHDETHRIDTGHGRIELSIFEEGMPPHWRLKTLTGHAWAASDVRLMTTRPDGSSQSFSFVERDGFLESTVDIPEPHEFSARLSLGHADHSHDYDLQYQEHDHGHAHSELEGLELSNDGYQDAHERAHASDIRKRFTNREVTTGQIVMFGLTGGLIPCPAAITVLLLCLQVKEVALGGMLVLCFSIGLALTLVTVGAAAAIGAKQASNRWPWLGTVARRAPYLSSVLIICVGLYVGFHGWIGLNA
- a CDS encoding metal-sensing transcriptional repressor, whose translation is MSEHEHEHSHPHTHQSHEAIIKRLKRADGHLRGIITMIEEGRECVDIAQQLHAVEKAVCQAKRTLIQDHIDHCLEDTVSALGNGERAPLEAFKQITKYL
- the tnpA gene encoding IS66-like element accessory protein TnpA, which produces MQSQRRSYSKSFKAQVVQECAQPGASIASVAQKHSLNANLVHKWIRVLTNKTMALQPAFIPVPLPLAGGHSQAASSSICIEIQHPRGTVKVNWPTESAVACATFLRDLLV
- the tnpB gene encoding IS66 family insertion sequence element accessory protein TnpB (TnpB, as the term is used for proteins encoded by IS66 family insertion elements, is considered an accessory protein, since TnpC, encoded by a neighboring gene, is a DDE family transposase.), whose amino-acid sequence is MIRIDAIWLATEPMDMRAGTETALARVIAVFGVAKPHCAYLFANRRANRMKVLVHDGVGIWLAARRLNQGKFHWPGIRHGSEVELDNEQLQALVLGLPWQRVGAGSAITVL
- the tnpC gene encoding IS66 family transposase, producing the protein MTSSPNLDQMTPEQLRGLAEQAMQLLSQVDSMSQKIQRLETVNEQLAHEIAILKRHKFAKRSEQLSPDQGSLLDDLLDTDIAAIEAELKAANPPAAPAEPRNKPKRAPLPPQFPRTVIRHEPENTQCVCGCQLQRIGEDVSEKLDYTPGVFTVERHVRGKWTCRQCETLIQAPVPAQVIDKGIPTAGLLAHVMVAKFADHLPLYRQEKIFGRAGLPIARSTLAQWVGQTGVQLQPLVDALREHVLAQGVIHADETPVQMLAPGEKKTHRAYVWAYSTTPFSALKAVIYDFSPSRAGEHARNFLGTWNGKLVCDDFAGYKASFELGITEIGCMAHARRKFFDLHAANKSQLAEQALHSIGGLYEVERHAKEMSDEDRWRLRQETAVPIAEKLHEWMLAQRELVPEGSATAKALDYSLKRWVALTRYLEDGAVPIDNNQIENLIRPWALGRSNWLFAGSLRSGKRAAAIMSLIQSARMNGHDPYTYLKDVLMRLPTQRASEITQLLPQHWMLA